The genomic region ccactgagaaaattgtccatttaatcctactctctgtttcctgtcttttagccagtttgcaatccacgaaaggacatcgccacctatcccatgactttttacttttcctagaagcctctcatgaggaactgtgTCAaatggccttctgaaaatccaagtatactacatctctaccggtttcacctttatccacatgtttattaacttcttcaaaaaaagtgaagcagatttgtgaggacaagacttgtcttgggtataaaccatgctgactttgttccattaacccatgtctttctatatgttctgtgattttgatgtttagaacactttccactatttttcctggcactgaagtcaggctaaccggtctgtagtttcccggatcacccctggagtcctttttaaatattggggttacatttgctatcctccagtcttcaggtacaatggatgattataatgataggttacaaatttttactaataggtctgaaattcatttttttagttccttcagaactctgaggtgtataccatccggtccaggtgatttactattcttcagtttgtcaatcaggtctaccacatcttctaggttcaccgtgatttgattcagtccatctgaatcattacccatgaaaaccttctccattacgggtacctccccaacatactcttcagtaaataccgaagcaaataaatcatttaatctttttgcaatggccttatcttctctaagtgccccctttaacccctcgatcatctagtggtccaactgactccgtcacaggctttctgcttcagatatattttaaaaagtttttactgtgagtttttgcctctacagccaacttcttttcaaattctctcttagcctgtcttatcaatgtcttacatttaacttgccaacatttatgctttatcctattttcttctgttggatccttcttccaatttttgaatgaagatcatttgactaaaatagcttcttttacctccccttttaaccatgccggtaatcgttttgccttctttccacctttcttaatgtgtggaatacatctggcctgtgcttctagaatggtattttttttaacaatgaccatgccccttggacattttttacatttgtagctgctcctttcagtttctttctaacaatttttctcattttatcaaagtttcccttttgaaagtttagcatgagagccgtggatttgcacactgttcctcttctagtcattaaatcaaattttatcatattattatattattagtCTTCCTAATTTCcctttatttcatatttattaaaACGTTCTCACTGATTCAGAATCCCCATGACTAAACTGCAATATCCCCTGGTTTTGAAGAGGTTTGATCCCATTGTCCTTCAGACTACTGGTTAGAACATACTCTAAGACTATTAGAAAGCTGCTCAAGGCTTCTCCATCTTCTAAACTGCTCTCTGATAAAATCAAAGAATTGCCTTTAGGTAGTATAtaccaatctctttttttttttttttttaccttattcaCAGCCTCTGATTCTGACTCTGGATTGTCTGAATAATTTACAGAAacttataaaatatggaatttattttcaaaagtctacattaattttgattttctgcTTCTTGTTATTCCCTCAGCAGACAGCCAGCTTCTACCTGGAGAAATGAGAAGAAGAAATGTAACCTCAGTGGCTGAGTTCATCTTATTAGGATTTACTGACCTTCATAATCTACAGAGTTTCCTCTTTTCAATGTTTTTAGTCATATATATTCTCACTCTAATTGGAAACATCAGCATCATCATAATAATTAAGATAACACCCCAACTTCACACACCCATGTATTTTTTTATCAGTAACTTATCATTTATAGATGTGTGTTACTCCTCAACCATCAGCCCCAAAACTTTGGTCAACttattaatgaaaaaaaataacatcTCTTTCCTTGGGTGTGCAATACAGACATACTTTTTTGCTAATATGGCAATTGCAGAGTGTTTGCTTCTTGCGGTGATGGCCTATGATCGTTATGTGGCAATTTGTAACCCATTACTTTATCCTGTTGTTATGAACAGGAAACTGTGCCTTCTGCTAGTGACCATTGTATACACAATTAGTTTTTCAATTTCTGCTGTACACACAAATAATGTCTTTTCCTTGTCATTTTGTGGTCCCAATCAGATTGATAATTTCTATTGTGATATCCCTCCACTGTTAAAGCTCTCCTGCTCTGATTACTTCATCAATGAGATGGTGATGTCTACTCTTTCTATGTTAGAAATTACAGTTAGTATTACATCAGTATTGTTTTCATATATTCGTATTATCTCCACTATCCTTAAAATCCGATCTGCAGAGGGAAGACGCAAAACATTCTCCACGTGCACCTCCCATTTCATTGGAGTAACTTTATTCCTTGGGACTCTTGTTGTCATCTATGTAATTCCTAGTTCTCATTACTCATTAAACATAAATCGAATGCTTTCTGTAGTTTATACAATGCTAATTCCTATGGTAAATCCAATTATCTACAGCCTGAGGAACAATGATATCaaggaagcactgaaaaaagcATGGAGAGAAAATGCCCCTCTCAAGCACTGAATTTCCCTTAATGATTATATTAAAGAAAAAGGGAATAAATTTGAACAAATATTGTTATTGACTGAAAGTATATTGTAAATTGCTTTCAATACAAATAAACAAGGATCATAGATATGTACCAGGTGTGTGGGAGGAAAGGTAAGCATTATACATTTGATTATAGATGTATGAAAATAGATGACAACCATTACCTGCTTTGACCCTACTGAAGCCCCCACCCAACAATGGATACAAGTCCACAAAGGAGAAACTCCTCAGGGTCCAGTTATGGTGTCTGCCCTTTTGCTCCCTACCGAAAGGCCGGTTTCCCTCATTTTCGAAGTATGTACCCTGCCCGCATCCTGGGATGTAACCTATAGATGTGGTAATGATTTGGCTTGGCACCATACCTATATGCATAACCATAAGTATGTGTGCCCCAACTTGCATACATTAACAGAATGTTTGTTCTAGAGCAATGAATTTGAGTGGTTCAAGATTTTGACGATGGCCGTGAGACATAACACTCATGGTATGTAAGATTGTTACAACTTGAAGGATAACATCCTTGCCGCAAATTTGATCGATTGAAGATGATATTTGAAGTTTGATATTTGCAGCGACATTGAAACCCAGTACTATGTGAGATGATTCTTCTCACTATGTGAGAtgaactcaagacatggctcttcagccaagccttcTCTGAACCCCCTGATATTCACTAGTTTGCCCTTACTCTATGCCTGAATGATGGCCTTATTCTCTGCCTGTACGATAGTCCCTGATACTCCTAAGCACATTATGCCTTATCTATCTTATCAatggtattatatttataatagcTGTCTGCTctatctttccagctgattaagcctccaagttctttctccctgttgaatgtaactttgcctcttccacgCCATTTGTTGATTCACATTAGTTGTCACTACAgttttttaccctgttcgatgtaaaccaatccgatatggttttatctatgaaagtcggtatagaaaagtgttaaataaataaataaataaatgatgtttcGAGTATTAAAGTAATGTAAGAAGATTTATCCTGACTATGAAGATGCAAACAAGAGAAGATATATAACATTTTATGGAAAGATAGTTATATAAATGATACCAACATGATAGTATAGTCGCGCTGTTGTGAATTgttagtccctgaagaagcccgcatGGACGGGTGAAACGAGATCTTCGTTGGAGTTACCAAACTTATATGTTGAAGCAACTGATTTGTTCATTGTTGATATTAATTGAAAATTATGTAGAGGTAGGGTAACTACACACTATAAGATGTCAACTTATGCATAACCGTGTTAAATATACAACCATGTT from Rhinatrema bivittatum chromosome 13, aRhiBiv1.1, whole genome shotgun sequence harbors:
- the LOC115075282 gene encoding olfactory receptor 1020-like; amino-acid sequence: MRRRNVTSVAEFILLGFTDLHNLQSFLFSMFLVIYILTLIGNISIIIIIKITPQLHTPMYFFISNLSFIDVCYSSTISPKTLVNLLMKKNNISFLGCAIQTYFFANMAIAECLLLAVMAYDRYVAICNPLLYPVVMNRKLCLLLVTIVYTISFSISAVHTNNVFSLSFCGPNQIDNFYCDIPPLLKLSCSDYFINEMVMSTLSMLEITVSITSVLFSYIRIISTILKIRSAEGRRKTFSTCTSHFIGVTLFLGTLVVIYVIPSSHYSLNINRMLSVVYTMLIPMVNPIIYSLRNNDIKEALKKAWRENAPLKH